From Brassica oleracea var. oleracea cultivar TO1000 chromosome C3, BOL, whole genome shotgun sequence, a single genomic window includes:
- the LOC106331036 gene encoding endonuclease 3-like: protein MGLSLRTWVASILLLTHLVHGALGWGVDGHYAVCKIAQSYFEEKTLVAVKKILPVYANGELAAVCSWPDEIKRRPEWSCTYALHFVNTPDNECNYEYSRGTHNDKCVTGAIFNYTSQLMFQFHYNLTEALMFVSHFMGDIHQPLHEGFVGDQGGNKIKLNWYEQETNLHRVWDNKIIESAQEKYYNSSLSVMIHSLQHKLKYAWSNDVPSWESCPPHKSACPNPYASESIDLACKYAYKNAAPGTTLGDDYFLSRLPIVEKRIAQGGIRLAATLNRIFSPKPSIAAA from the exons ATGGGTTTATCGTTGAGAACGTGGGTGGCAAGTATACTCCTCCTTACACATCTCGTCCATGGAGCTCTTGGTTGGGGAGTCGATGGTCATTACGCTGTCTGCAAAATAGCTCAG AGCTATTTTGAGGAAAAAACTCTAGTTGCAGTGAAGAAAATTCTGCCTGTATATGCAAATGGTGAACTAGCAGCTGTTTGCTCATGGCCTGATGAGATCAAACGCCGCCCTGAGTGGAGCTGCACTTACGCTTTGCATTTTGTTAACACACCTGATAACGAATGCAACTATGAGTATTCTCGT GGGACACATAATGACAAGTGCGTGACAGGAGCAATCTTCAATTACACAAGCCAATTAATGTTTCAATTCCACT ATAATTTGACAGAAGCTCTCATGTTCGTATCACACTTTATGGGAGATATCCATCAG CCCTTGCATGAAGGTTTTGTTGGAGATCAAGGTGGTAACAAAATCAAACTCAATTGGTACGAACAAGAAACTAATTTGCACCGT GTGTGGGATAACAAGATAATTGAGTCTGCTCAAGAGAAATACTACAATTCAAGCCTTTCAGTCATGATTCATTCCCTTCAACACAAACTCAAG TACGCCTGGTCAAATGATGTTCCGTCATGGGAGTCATGTCCACCTCACAAATCAGCGTGCCCAAATCC ATATGCTTCTGAAAGCATTGACCTTGCCTGTAAGTATGCTTACAAGAACGCTGCCCCAGGGACTACACTAGGAG ATGACTACTTCCTCTCTCGGCTGCCCATTGTAGAGAAGAGAATTGCACAAGGCGGGATTCGCTTGGCAGCGACTCTAAACCGAATCTTTTCTCCCAAACCGAGTATCGCTGCCGCATGA
- the LOC106333098 gene encoding endonuclease 3-like produces the protein MVLTLRMWVASLLLLTHLLHGALCWGDDGHYAVCKIAQGYFEEETVVAVKKLLPAYGDGELAAVCSWPDEIKRLPQWKWTAALHFADTPDDKCNYDYSRDCPNDWCVTGAIFNYTNQLMSASKDSQSTVHYNLTEALMFLSHYMGDIHQPLHEGFLGDLGGNKVKVNWYNQETNLHRVWDDMIIESALEKYYNSSLSVMIHALQDKLKYGWSNDVWSWGSCQLNQTACPNPYASESIDLACKYAYTNATSGTTLGDYYFLSRLPVVEKRIAQGGIRLAATLNRIFSVKPKLATA, from the exons ATGGTTTTAACTTTGAGAATGTGGGTTGCAAGTCTGCTCCTCCTTACACATCTTCTTCATGGAGCTCTCTGTTGGGGAGACGATGGTCATTACGCTGTCTGCAAAATAGCTCAG GGATATTTTGAGGAAGAAACTGTAGTTGCAGTGAAGAAACTTCTGCCAGCGTATGGAGATGGTGAACTAGCAGCTGTTTGCTCATGGCCTGATGAAATCAAACGCCTCCCTCAGTGGAAATGGACTGCAGCTTTGCATTTTGCTGATACACCTGATGACAAATGCAACTATGACTATTCTC GGGACTGCCCTAATGACTGGTGTGTGACAGGAGCAATCTTCAATTACACAAACCAACTGATGTCAGCTTCTAAAGACTCACAGAGTACTGTCCACT ATAACTTGACAGAAGCTCTCATGTTCTTATCACATTATATGGGAGATATCCATCAG CCCTTGCATGAAGGTTTTCTTGGAGATCTAGGTGGTAACAAAGTAAAAGTCAACTGGTACAATCAAGAAACTAATTTGCACCGT GTTTGGGATGACATGATAATCGAGTCTGCTCTAGAGAAATATTACAATTCAAGCCTTTCAGTCATGATTCATGCCCTTCAAGACAAACTCAAG TACGGCTGGTCAAATGATGTTTGGTCGTGGGGGTCATGTCAACTTAACCAAACAGCCTGCCCAAATCC ATATGCCTCTGAAAGCATTGATCTTGCCTGCAAGTATGCTTACACAAACGCTACCTCAGGGACTACTTTAGGAG ATTACTACTTCCTCTCTCGGCTGCCCGTTGTAGAGAAGAGAATTGCACAAGGCGGGATTCGCTTGGCAGCGACTCTAAACCGAATCTTTTCTGTGAAACCGAAGCTCGCTACCGCATGA
- the LOC106331037 gene encoding endonuclease 3-like — protein MGLSLRTWVASILLLTHLVHGALSWGVGGHYAVCKIAQSYFEKNTLVAVKKLLPAYANGELAAVCSWPDEIKRRPEWNWTYALHYADTPNYECNYEYSRDCRNGKCVTGAIFNYVSHLVFQFHYNLTEALLFVSHFMGDVHQPLHEGFKGDQGGNNVKLNWYNQETNLHRVCDDKIIESALKKYYNSSLSVMIHSLLNKLEYGWSNDVPSWESCPGHQTVCPNRYASESIDLACKYAYKDATTGTTLGDYYFLSRLYIVEKRIAQGGIRLAATLNRIFSSNSEARCSMKLRLSCNGGIKVM, from the exons ATGGGTTTATCATTGAGAACGTGGGTCGCAAGTATACTCCTCCTTACACATCTCGTCCATGGAGCTCTCAGTTGGGGAGTCGGTGGTCATTACGCTGTCTGCAAAATAGCTCAG AGCTATTTTGAGAAAAATACTCTAGTTGCAGTGAAGAAACTTCTCCCTGCATATGCAAATGGTGAACTAGCAGCTGTTTGCTCATGGCCTGATGAGATCAAACGCCGCCCTGAGTGGAATTGGACTTACGCTTTGCATTATGCTGACACACCTAATTACGAATGCAACTATGAGTATTCTC GGGACTGCCGTAATGGCAAGTGTGTGACAGGAGCAATCTTCAATTACGTAAGCCATTTAGTGTTCCAGTTCCACT ATAACTTGACAGAAGCTCTCCTGTTCGTGTCACACTTTATGGGAGATGTCCATCAG CCCTTGCATGAAGGTTTTAAAGGAGATCAAGGTGGTAACAATGTCAAACTCAATTGGTACAATCAAGAAACTAATTTGCACCGT GTTTGCGATGACAAGATAATTGAGTCCGCTCTAAAGAAATACTACAATTCAAGCCTTTCAGTCATGATTCATTCCCTTCTAAACAAACTCGAG TACGGCTGGTCAAATGATGTACCGTCATGGGAGTCATGTCCAGGTCACCAAACAGTCTGCCCAAATCG ATATGCTTCTGAAAGCATTGATCTTGCCTGCAAGTATGCTTACAAAGATGCTACCACAGGGACTACTTTAGGCG ATTACTACTTCCTCTCTCGGCTGTACATTGTAGAGAAGAGAATTGCACAAGGCGGGATTCGCTTGGCAGCGACTCTAAACCGAATCTTTTCTTCCAACTCAGAAGCTCGCTGCAGCATGAAACTAAGACTCTCATGTAATGGTGGTATTAAGGTTATGTGA